From a region of the Helianthus annuus cultivar XRQ/B chromosome 5, HanXRQr2.0-SUNRISE, whole genome shotgun sequence genome:
- the LOC110941074 gene encoding FCS-Like Zinc finger 6 has protein sequence MLLGKRQRPPMKRTTSMTEFTLDTNNPPDHRFSSKLHRRHSYTHTTSHFLTACHLCNRPLIPGRDIFMYRGDSAFCSLECRQHQMNQDDNNKHTTTTSPNASETLVATM, from the exons atGTTGTTGGGGAAGAGACAACGGCCTCCGATGAAGAGAACCACCAGCATGACAGAATTCACCTTGGACACCAACAACCCACCCGATCACCGCTTCTCCTCTAAGCTCCACCGCCGTCACTCCTACACGCACACAACCTCTCATTTCTTGACCGCTTGCCATCTCTGTAACCGCCCACTCATCCCCGGCCGTGACATCTTCATGTACAG AGGTGATAGTGCGTTTTGCAGTTTAGAGTGTAGACAACATCAAATGAATCAAGACGACAACAACAAACACACTACTACCACTTCTCCCAACGCCTCCGAGACTCTTGTTGCAACTATGTAA